A region from the Patagioenas fasciata isolate bPatFas1 chromosome 27, bPatFas1.hap1, whole genome shotgun sequence genome encodes:
- the OCLN gene encoding occludin: MFSKKSYDGPPTGYGPSTAYGPPMGDYGYDYGARSPPPGSYYMEDVPQHFYKWTSPPGVVRILEAVVILLCVAAFACVASTLAWEYSYGGVYGNGLGVYYGSSYYGYGSSYGYGSYYSGVTNPRTANGFMMAMAVLCFLAQLGLFVTSVTKSSSSRSRRFYLVVIVVCAVLAFVMLIASIVYVVGVNPQAQMTGSYYYSPLLTMCNQIYSTGTYLNQYLYHYCIVDPQEAVAIVCGFLIVILLCLICFFAHKTRSKIWKYGKQNIYWDKVPVAQEGPNVEEWVKNVADGASVQDETATLAYSEKPTSPVTAPPYSPPSYSYPPQNGYYTAGTYSSRGDQPDRGTSTSPVEEKMREHPPKPSTRRGRRRRRNPELDESQYETDYTTAVESGDERDQDQWASLYPPISSDGARQKYKQEFDTDLKRYKQLCAEMDGVNDRINQLSKQLDSIPEDSPQYQDVAEEYNRLKDLKRSPDYQTKKLETKTLRNKLFHIKRMVSDYDKVRG, translated from the exons ATGTTCAGCAAGAAGTCCTATGATGGCCCCCCCACGGGCTACGGCCCCTCCACAGCCTATGGCCCCCCCATGGGTGATTATGGCTACGACTACGGTGCCCGCTCGCCCCCGCCGGGTTCCTACTACATGGAGGATGTGCCGCAGCACTTCTACAAGTGGACGTCGCCGCCTGGCGTGGTGAGGATCCTGGAGGCTGTGGTCATCCTGCTCTGCGTTGCCGCCTTCGCCTGCGTGGCCTCCACCCTGGCCTGGGAGTACAGCTACGGGGGAGTTTACGGCAACGGCCTGGGGGTCTACTACGGTTCCAGCTACTACGGTTACGGGAGCAGCTACGGATATGGGAGCTACTACAGCGGGGTCACCAACCCGCGGACGGCCAACGGGTTCATGATGGCCATGGCCGTGCTCTGCTTCTTGGCCCAGCTGGGGCTTTTCGTGACCAGCGTcaccaaatccagcagctcccgcTCCCGGCGCTTCTACCTGGTGGTGATCGTGGTGTGCGCCGTGCTGGCCTTCGTCATGCTCATCGCCTCCATCGTCTACGTCGTGGGGGTCAACCCCCAGGCGCAGATGACCGGTAGTTATTACTACAGCCCCTTGCTGACCATGTGCAACCAGATCTACAGCACCGGCACCTACCTGAACCAGTACCTGTACCACTACTGCATCGTGGACCCCCAGGAG GCCGTGGCCATCGTCTGCGGGTTCCTCATCGTCATCCTCCTCTGCCTCATCTGCTTCTTCGCTCACAAGACGCGGAGCAAGATCTGGAAATACGGGAAACAAAACATCTACTGGGACAAGGTGCCGgtggcccaggagggtcccaacgTGGAGGAGTGG GTGAAGAATGTGGCGGACGGGGCCAGCGTGCAGGACGAGACGGCCACGCTCGCCTACTCGGAGAAGCCAACCAGCCCCGTCACCGCTCCACCCTACAGCCCCCCCTCCTACAGCTACCCCCCCCAGAACGGGTACTACACTGCGGGGACCTACAGCAGCCGGGG TGATCAACCGGACCGGGGGACCAGCACCAGCCCGGTGGAGGAGAAGATGCGGGagcacccccccaaaccctccaccCGGCGTGGCCGCCGGCGCCGCCGCAACCCCGAGCTGGACGAGTCGCAGTACGAGACCGATTACACCACGGCTGTGGAGTCTGGCGATGAGCGGGACCAGGACCAGTGGGCCAG CCTCTACCCCCCCATTTCCTCGGACGGCGCCCGCCAGAAGTACAAGCAGGAGTTCGACACGGACCTGAAGCGCTACAAGCAGCTCTGTGCCGAGATGGACGGCGTCAACGACCGCATCAACCAGCTCAGCAAGCAGCTCGACAGCATCCCCGAGGACAGTCCCCAGTACCAG GACGTGGCAGAGGAGTACAACCGCCTGAAGGACCTGAAGCGG AGCCCCGACTACCAAACGAAGAAGCTGGAGACCAAGACCCTGCGCAACAAGCTCTTCCACATCAAGCGGATGGTGAGCGACTATGATAAGGTGCGGGGGTAG